The following coding sequences lie in one Rutidosis leptorrhynchoides isolate AG116_Rl617_1_P2 chromosome 4, CSIRO_AGI_Rlap_v1, whole genome shotgun sequence genomic window:
- the LOC139842041 gene encoding uncharacterized protein — protein sequence MYKRGNINTIIVNVYGPHKDVKKKDFWESLENLLRFVNEDWVLCGNFNDVRSEFERRNCVLDPRRAALFNEFINNAKLIEIPLVGKQFTKICDRGMKFSKLDRFLVTEQFLNRRGDVFVTAFERKDTDHCPLAMKNKWVDFGPKPTRIFDEWLDHPEAGNIIHDAWNVPIEINRDDLIFCRNLKAVRMAHKNWSKNLFGKIDSEIEEYKKLAASFELKAETNDLSEAERLQWMDICGQWFKKEAQKLNMMKQKSRFKWVSEGEENIKFFHSFIKRRNCKNNICGIYVNDTWEEDSEAVKAEIFDFF from the coding sequence ATGTATAAACGAGGCAATATCAATACAATTATAGTAAACGTGTATGGACCGCATAAAGATGTCAAAAAGAAGGATTTCTGGGAAAGTTTGGAAAATTTGTTGAGGTTTGTAAACGAAGATTGGGTCTTGTGTGGAAACTTTAACGACGTCAGGAGTGAATTCGAAAGGCGTAATTGCGTGCTTGATCCTAGAAGGGCAGCGTTATTCAATGAGTTCATCAACAATGCAAAACTCATTGAGATTCCTCTAGTGGGTAAACAATTCACGAAAATATGTGACAGGGGTATGAAATTTAGTAAACTCGATCGCTTCTTGGTTACCGAGCAATTTTTAAATCGACGTGGAGATGTTTTCGTCACAGCCTTTGAACGAAAGGATACTGATCACTGTCCACTGGCAATGAAGAACAAGTGGGTCGATTTTGGCCCGAAACCCACAAGAATTTTCGATGAATGGTTAGATCATCCGGAAGCTGGAAACATTATTCATGATGCCTGGAACGTTCCAATCGAGATTAACAGGGACGATTTAATATTCTGCAGGAATCTAAAGGCGGTCAGAATGGCTCACAAAAATTGGAGCAAAAATTTGTTTGGGAAAATAGACTCTGAGATCGAAGAATATAAAAAATTGGCAGCGAGTTTTGAGCTTAAAGCTGAAACGAACGACTTGAGTGAGGCAGAGAGATTGCAGTGGATGGATATATGTGGTCAATGGTTTAAAAAGGAAGCACAAAAATTAAACATGATGAAGCAGAAGTCGAGATTCAAATGGGTTTCGGAGGGGGAGGAAAACATCAAATTTTTCCACTCGTTTATTAAAAGGCGtaattgtaaaaacaatatttgcgGGATTTACGTCAATGACACTTGGGAGGAGGATTCAGAGGCAGTTAAAGCTGAGATATTCGATTTTTTTTAA
- the LOC139842042 gene encoding uncharacterized protein — MSAIIDKCFLGEASGHGHTMINKLVPKSLGIFVWRAIRGRLPVRLELDKRGIDLDSVRCPVCDTTLESVELILLRCNLANDVWNLVRRWWNCNDSIVTTGLIPLFNLEKRHNWSHDGNMVWQAVRWVAGYCIWKYSNDKVFKNISKSSADIFNDIQVKSFEWVSKRAKNRSFMWHIWLLDPSFYGNSGLSRTGIG; from the coding sequence ATGTCAGCTATAATTGATAAATGCTTTTTGGGTGAAGCTAGTGGTCATGGGCATACTATGATCAATAAACTCGTCCCAAAATCTTTAGGCATTTTCGTTTGGCGGGCGATTCGGGGTAGGCTTCCGGTTCGGCTCGAACTCGACAAGAGGGGAATTGACCTCGACTCGGTTCGATGCCCGGTCTGCGATACTACCTTAGAGTCAGTCGAACTTATTTTACTTAGGTGTAACTTAGCGAATGATGTTTGGAATCTCGTTAGGCGTTGGTGGAATTGCAATGACTCTATAGTTACAACAGGCTTAATTCCTCTTTTTAATCTAGAGAAAAGACATAATTGGTCGCATGATGGGAATATGGTTTGGCAAGCGGTTAGATGGGTAGCTGGTTATTGCATTTGGAAATATAGTAACGATAAAGTTTTCAAGAACATCTCTAAATCGAGTGCGGATATCTTCAATGACATACAAGTCAAGAGTTTCGAGTGGGTCTCGAAAAGGGCAAAGAATCGTTCGTTTATGTGGCATATATGGCTACTAGATCCTAGTTTCTACGGTAACTCGGGTTTATCAAGAACTGGGATCGGCTAA
- the LOC139844191 gene encoding fasciclin-like arabinogalactan protein 18 — MDSKIYGALNLIILISSIFNLNALPQQNLKQSSQINSNSVLVALLDSHYTELSELVEKALLLQTLEQAVSDHNITIFAPSNEALERNLDPDFKRFLLEPRNLKSLQSLLLYHIIPSRVGSNKWPGKNIVKHKTLCVDQSHLTLTTEKSGEKIVGGATRVTRPDDVIRPDGLIHGIERLLVPRSVQEAFNRRRNLASISAVLPEGAPVVDPRTHRLKKPAAPVPAGAPPALPVYDALAPGPSLAPAPAPGPGGAHRHFDGESQVKDFIQTLLHYGGYNELADILVNLTSLATEMGKLVSEGYVITLLAPNDEALAKLTTEQLSDPGAPEQIMYYHLIPEYQTEESMYNSVRRFGKVKYDTLRVPHKVAAEEADGSVKFGQGEDSAYLFDPDIYTDGRISVQGIDGVLFPVTETVETPVTPTAPPKVVAKFRRGKLMEVGCTIAGALGHSC; from the exons ATGGATTCAAAAATCTATGGTGCATTAAACCTCAtcattttaatttcatcaattttCAATCTAAACGCATTACCACAACAAAACCTTAAACAATCATCACAAATCAATTCAAATTCAGTTCTTGTAGCACTTTTAGATTCACACTACACAGAATTATCAGAACTCGTTGAAAAAGCACTTTTATTACAAACACTTGAACAAGCAGTTTCGGATCATAATATCACCATTTTCGCACCGAGTAACGAAGCACTTGAACGAAACCTAGATCCTGATTTCAAACGCTTCTTACTCGAACCACGAAACTTGAAATCGTTACAGAGCTTGCTCCTTTACCATATTATACCTTCTCGGGTCGGGTCGAATAAATGGCCCGGAAAAAACATCGTTAAGCATAAAACACTTTGCGTTGATCAAAGTCATTTGACTTTAACCACAGAAAAATCTGGAGAAAAAATTGTCGGTGGTGCAACTAGAGTGACCCGACCCGATGACGTCATCAGACCCGATGGATTAATCCACGGTATTGAGAGATTACTAGTACCACGATCCGTACAAGAGGCTTTTAATCGAAGGAGAAATTTAGCGTCAATATCGGCGGTTTTACCGGAAGGAGCGCCGGTAGTTGACCCGAGAACACACCGGTTAAAAAAACCAGCCGCTCCGGTTCCAGCTGGAGCTCCACCGGCTCTTCCGGTTTACGACGCACTGGCACCGGGACCATCGCTAGCTCCGGCGCCAGCGCCCGGTCCAGGTGGCGCTCACCGTCATTTTGACGGCGAGAGTCAGGTTAAGGATTTTATCCAGACGTTACTTCATTACGGCGGGTATAATGAATTAGCTGATATTTTAGTCAACTTAACGTCGTTAGCAACGGAGATGGGAAAGTTAGTTTCTGAAGGCTATGTGATAACGTTGTTAGCACCTAACGACGAAGCGTTAGCGAAGTTAACGACGGAACAGTTAAGTGATCCAGGAGCACCTGAACAAATAATGTATTATCATTTAATACCTGAATATCAAACGGAAGAAAGTATGTATAATTCTGTACGGAGGTTTGGGAAAGTTAAGTATGATACCCTCCGGGTCCCACATAAGGTGGCGGCGGAGGAAGCTGATGGGTCGGTTAAATTTGGTCAAGGTGAAGATTCAGCTTATTTGTTTGACCCGGATATTTATACTGATGGAAGGATATCTGTACAAGGTATTGACGGCGTTTTGTTTCCGGTGACGGAGACGGTGGAAACGCCGGTGACACCGACGGCGCCGCCGAAGGTTGTTGCGAAGTTTAGAAGAG GAAAATTAATGGAAGTGGGGTGTACAATAGCTGGAGCACTGGGACATAGTTGTTGA